AGCCTGTCGCTGTTCGTTGGACAGAAAGTGGAAATGGATATCGCCGACATTATGACCGGCCTCCTGTTGATGGTGGTGATTCCTTCCCTGATCGGGATGCTTTGTAATCAGTTGACAGAAGGCCGAATCAAGAAGACACTCGGCGTCCATTTATCTCCATTTGCAAAGATCGGGATTGGTGTCGTCGTTGCCATCAACAGCTCTGCCGTCGCACCTTATTTGCGACATGTGGACAGTAAGCTGATGCTGATCGCGGGCACCGTTCTCTTCATTGCATTGTCTGGGTTTGGATTTTCCTGGCTCCTTGCCACGATCCTCAAGCAAGGAAGGGAGACAAAAGCGAGCCTTCTTTTTACCGGGGGGATGAGAAATATCAGCGCCGGAGCCGTCATTGCGGTCCACTACTTCCCTGCCCCGGTTGCCGTCCCGGTTGTCATTGGCATGTTATTTCAGCAGGTGCTCGCTTCTTTATTTGGATTTTTATTTCATACAAGGGAAAATAAAAAACGTGAGAATATAAGAGGACCCCATCTTCTATGAAGAATGGAGTCCTCCTTTTGAATTCAGAAGTTCATTGATACGTTTTCTCTGACTTTTATCCGCAAGTATATAAAGTGTGTCATTCGCCTTAATCACTGTATCCCCCATGGGCGTAATTAATTCATGATCCCGGATCACGGCTGAAATTAACGTCTTGTCAGGCAGGTGAATATGTCGAATTTCCTTATTCGTGATGTTAGCATCAGAATTGATGTGTATTTCAAGCATTTCGTTATTTGTTTTACCAATTGAAACGAGTTCAAGACTGTGTGCAACAGGAGGTTTCTCCTTTTTTGCAAGCTTCAGGTAGTTGGCCAGCGGTGAAATCGTCGTTCCTTGAATAAGGGCAGAAAGGAGCACCACAAAGAATACGACATTGAAAATGACTTCATTGTTCTCAATATTTGCAACCATTGGGTATGTTGCTAAAACAATTGGTACAGCTCCCTTTAATCCTGCCCAGGAGATAAAGAACTTCTCTTTCAGTGTAAAACCTTTCACCAGTGCCAAACTTAAATAAACACCGAGGGGCCTCGCTACAAGAATCAATAGAATCGATAAGATGACTCCCTGCCATGCAATGCCTGGCAAGTGCTGTGGAAAGACCAATAAGCCCAATAAGATGAACATGACGATCTGCATCATCCATGCAAACCCTTCATTAAACCTGATAATCGAATGCCTGTAAGTCAGTTCCTGATTCCCTACAACGATGGCCATGATATAAACGGCTAACAATCCACTGGCCCCCAGTATACTCGTGAACGCATAGGTGAAAATGGCAAGGGAAACGGATAATACCGGGTATAGTCCTGATGAATCAAGGTTAATTCGATTGATAATGAAAACAGATGTCCATCCCAGTGCGAGTCCAATCACCAAGCCCAACCCCATTTGCCAAAAAAAGCTTGCAATCAAACTTGCAGGATTAAGTGCAGGGAATTGGATTAACTGTAGGAACGCTACAGTTAAAAAGATAGCCATCGGATCGTTACTTCCCGACTCCGCTTCTAATGTAGATGTAATTTTCCCTTTAATATTTTTGTTCCCCAGTACAGAGAAAACCGCTGCAGCGTCAGTTGATCCAACAATCGCTCCAAAGAGCATCCCTTCCAGCCAAGTAAGATCCAGAATATATTTCGCAGCCATTCCAATCGAGACCGTTGTGACCACCACCCCTATTGTGGCCAACGATAAAGCAGGTTTATAAACCCCCTTTATGCTTTCCCACTTTGTCTGCAGACCACCTTCAAACAAGATAATGATGAGTGCCAGGGTTCCGATAAATTGTGTAAGAGGTGCATTGTCAAAGAAGAAATATGTATTTAAGACCATACCAACAAGGATGAAGAAGATTAGTGAGGGCACGCCTAATCGAGCGGAGAATTTAGCAGTTATCACCCCGATCAATAGCAACAGACCCAGCAGTAAAGTCAAATTATTTATCGTGATTTCCATCCTATCTCCCCAAATGTCATGATGAGTATATTATATGATATTGTGAAGGGCCAAACCATTTTCACGCTTTAAGGACTGAGGCTGACACTTTCGGTTTGAAAGGTATGAGAATATATACGTACCATACACAAGCTATGCCGGACCTGCTTTTATTGAAAGTGATTAACTGTGGCATGTTTTGATCGAGGATTTGGCTTCAATCATTCTCTCCATCTCTTCACATGTATTGGATTCACCTTTGTATACCCCTTCTGGCGCTGACCGGCAACAGAAGGGGGCACTCTTCCCTCAAGGGGTATCAACAATGATTAGGGGGATGTCCGGTCCAACAAGGAACTTAGGATGTCATGAGCTCGGCCATAAAATGAAGGAGTACCGTCTCTCTATTCATTTCCTCCCTGCTCCCTTACATTACTGAAGCTCCTTCCCCATGATGATATACTCCTCTCTAACATTCGGATAAAAACCGTCACGAAGCGTCCGAAAACCCTGGTTTTCATAAAAAGTGACCGCACCCTCATTATCTTTCCGGGTCGTGAGCACCACCTTTTCTTCTCGACGGTTATGAATCAATCGTGCAACGAGCTGCCTCGCAATTCCCTTCCCCCTGTAGCGGGGATCGACGCCAAGTTCCACGAGTTCCATGGTGGTCTTCATCCAGCCGGGATCCGCATATAAGTGCCTGGCGAGTAGATCATGATAGTACTGACCTTTACGAGAGGAATAGCCATATATATATCCGGCGACTCTCTCATCGATGATGGCCAGATACCCTTCAAATCCCGGATACTGTGAATGACGTAAGAACTGGCTTTGCATCGCCCCCGGGTCGACTGCAAAGAGCTGACAATAGAGCCGCATCATGCCCTTGAAGTACTTACCTTCCATTTCAAAAGGGACAATCTTCATTTTCAGGACCCCCCATTCTCTTCACTGCAGTAAAACAAACAAGACCCTATGAAGAATCATAGAGTCTTGTTACATGATTATTTTTTCATGACGCCTTTTAGAACAAAGGCAACGTTGGCAGGTCTTTCGGCAAGCCTTCTCATGAAGTAGCCGTACCAGTCCGTCCCGTATGGAACATAGACGCGCATTGTGTATCCTTCTTTCACAAGCTCATGCTGTCGCTCGACACGGATGCCAAAGAGCATTTGGAACTCGAATTGATCACGTGGGATATTATGTTCTTCCACGAGCCGTTTCGTATATTCGATCATCTCATCATCATGGGTGGCAATCGCTGTATAATTGCCGTTCAGTAAATGAGTCTTGATGATTTTCTTAAAATTGTCATCTACATCTTTCTTATCTGGAAAAGCCACTTCAGGTGATTCTTTATATGCCCCTTTCACCAAACGGAGGTTCGGCGAATACGCATTCAAATCATCGATGTCCTTTTCTGTTCTATATAAATAGGCCTGGATGACCGTACCGATATTATCGTATTCAGCCTTCAAGCGGGTGAAAATATCGATTGTCTTTCCACAGCGGGAATAGTCTTCCATGTCAATCGTGACAAAAATGCCCTGTTTGGTCGCTTCCTCAAGGATCAGCCGCATATTTTTCATGACAACTTCTTCAGAAATATCCAATCCCATCGATGTCATCTTAAGGGAAAGTTGAGAATTCAGGTTTTCTTTCCCGATGGCACGGATCGCCTCCACGCATTCAAGGGCCATTTCATTCGCTTCACGCTCGTTATCCACGAATTCTCCTAAATAGTCGATCGTCACAACCAGGTTTTGCTTATTCAGCTCTCGGATGACTTCAACAGCCTGCTGGATCGAGGACCCGGCAACGAACCTTCCTGCTCCGAAACGCAGACCATACTTTTTAGCCAGCTTCGTCATAGGTTTATTTTTTGAAAGGAATAAAAAGAAATTACGCATTGCTTGCTCCATGTTGCTTACCCCCTGAAAAAACATATATACCAACTCATGAAACCGCTTTCCTTATTGCTAAAAATGAAAAGGTTCAAACTATTAGTACATTTACCATCATCTTATCACCTTTTAAACGTTTTGAATACACTTTCATACACTTATTAGTAGATTATGACGAAATTTGTAAAGAATTGAATAAGGATGTCTATAGTAAGGGAAAATAACCATTGTTTCTCGCCTGGGAGGCGATGAAAACCGACTGAGAAGGAGGAATTACACATGCAGCAGCAACCTCAACAGGGCCAGCAGCAGCCCTACACACAACCGCCGCAAATGCTGACGACAAAGGATTCTCTATACTTAAATGACATGCTTGCCTGGAACTTGAACGCCATGAAAAAATGTCACTTTGCCGCAGCGCACTGTCAGGATGCCGACATTAAAGCAGAGCTGGATAAATGCGGACAGATGCATCAGCGCCACTATCAGCAACTCCTGACCCATTTAAATATGACGAACCAAACCATGATGTAGATAGGAGCTGTTTACAATTGAACCAGCAGAACCAGCAAAAAATCCAAAACCCACAGACACAGGTACCGGAGACGCCTCAGATGAATGACCGGGACTTTATCACGGATATTCTTTCACAGGAAAAATATATGACGGCTTCGTACTGTACAGCTTTGAACGAAGCGAGCCACCAATCTTTATTTCAGGATCTACTCACGATCTTCAATGAAACGCAAAATGCCCAAAGGGAATTGTATAATGAAATGTTCCGGAAGGGCTGGTACAAACTGGAGGCTGCAGACAGCCAAAAAATCCAGCAATCCTACCAGCAGCATCAGCAGTATGCTTCCCAATTTCCTTATGGATATGGCGGGCATGTTCAGTAGAAGGGATGGCAGACGATGGTCTGCCGTTTTCCTTTTTAAGGGGAGGTTTATGGGGGGGTTATGGGACGGGGCGATGGTATTTTGGGTCAGATGGACTGGAGTTGATAATAAATCCGGGAAAGTCGATAATATCTTGCCCGAACTCGATAATATATCCAGAAAGTCGATAATATCCATTCCAAACTCGATAATATCTTATCCAAACCTGATAATATCCCATCCAAACCCCTTCATTCCCCATATGAAATCAATTAAATCCCCCTCTTTTCTCCATCACATCAGCAAAAAAAAGACCCTCTCTACCAAAAGGGCATCTGAAGGTCCATCATTCCTCGTTCTTTTTATCGTTCATTTCTGCGCGATGGGCTTCGTTCATTTGTTTGATTTCGCCTACGATCCGTTTCATCTCTTCCTTGCCTTCCGGGTATAGACCGTTCCAGTGTTTGACGAGTGCAGGCATATTCTTTGCGATGAATGAGTAAAGGGCATATTGTGTGACCATTTCTTTCTTGTCTGGGTCAGAGTCCCCGACTAGCAGCTCTGTGTACTTTTCCAGCAGGGCGTCAAATTGGTCGTTAAATTCGCTCATTTTTCATACCTCCTTGTTGATTGTCATCATTTCCGGCAGAGAGTTTGCGGACAGGTTTTACAGCGATACTGTTCTCCGTCTTCCACCATATATGACAGGCAGCATGTTTTTCTTACTCGCACTTCTTCTTTTGCTTTACTGGTGTGGTACCGTGCCAGGGGATTTTTTTTGAAGCGGCCGAACCAGGTACTGTTTTGATGTGAAAGGAGCTCGGAGAATTGTTCATCCCTCTCTTTTCTCGTACGATCATCCCCTAGAAAATCATCGTTTTCGTATATCCAGAAAACATATACGGCGATATTTTCCCACAGGATCGCATCGGACATACCGGTTGCCTTTTTCAATACCTGCACAAGTGGCGTGAGGTGACCCTGAAAGATCGATTGGATGTAATCGACTTTGTCTTGATGGGATACACATTCAGTCACGGTTGAGTTTTTCAGGTGAAAAAAGGGCATCCATTTTCCGTTTTTCTCCCCGTCAGTGAGGAGCAGATGATCAGGGGATAGATTGATTCTTTTATTCCAATAGGTCATCG
The nucleotide sequence above comes from Bacillus sp. KH172YL63. Encoded proteins:
- a CDS encoding potassium/proton antiporter, translating into MEITINNLTLLLGLLLLIGVITAKFSARLGVPSLIFFILVGMVLNTYFFFDNAPLTQFIGTLALIIILFEGGLQTKWESIKGVYKPALSLATIGVVVTTVSIGMAAKYILDLTWLEGMLFGAIVGSTDAAAVFSVLGNKNIKGKITSTLEAESGSNDPMAIFLTVAFLQLIQFPALNPASLIASFFWQMGLGLVIGLALGWTSVFIINRINLDSSGLYPVLSVSLAIFTYAFTSILGASGLLAVYIMAIVVGNQELTYRHSIIRFNEGFAWMMQIVMFILLGLLVFPQHLPGIAWQGVILSILLILVARPLGVYLSLALVKGFTLKEKFFISWAGLKGAVPIVLATYPMVANIENNEVIFNVVFFVVLLSALIQGTTISPLANYLKLAKKEKPPVAHSLELVSIGKTNNEMLEIHINSDANITNKEIRHIHLPDKTLISAVIRDHELITPMGDTVIKANDTLYILADKSQRKRINELLNSKGGLHSS
- a CDS encoding bile acid:sodium symporter family protein encodes the protein MLQTLNRKLEKLMPFITPTAVLIGVLCASRLSQFSFLVPWVFAFMTFSGSLSANFHSLHRAFKYPLPLLTALFVLHLLMPLWAFGVGHLLFPEDGLTVTGLLLAMAIPTGITSFVWVSIYKGNIGLALSIILIDTILSPFIVPASLSLFVGQKVEMDIADIMTGLLLMVVIPSLIGMLCNQLTEGRIKKTLGVHLSPFAKIGIGVVVAINSSAVAPYLRHVDSKLMLIAGTVLFIALSGFGFSWLLATILKQGRETKASLLFTGGMRNISAGAVIAVHYFPAPVAVPVVIGMLFQQVLASLFGFLFHTRENKKRENIRGPHLL
- a CDS encoding proline dehydrogenase family protein; translated protein: MEQAMRNFFLFLSKNKPMTKLAKKYGLRFGAGRFVAGSSIQQAVEVIRELNKQNLVVTIDYLGEFVDNEREANEMALECVEAIRAIGKENLNSQLSLKMTSMGLDISEEVVMKNMRLILEEATKQGIFVTIDMEDYSRCGKTIDIFTRLKAEYDNIGTVIQAYLYRTEKDIDDLNAYSPNLRLVKGAYKESPEVAFPDKKDVDDNFKKIIKTHLLNGNYTAIATHDDEMIEYTKRLVEEHNIPRDQFEFQMLFGIRVERQHELVKEGYTMRVYVPYGTDWYGYFMRRLAERPANVAFVLKGVMKK
- a CDS encoding DUF2573 family protein; translation: MSEFNDQFDALLEKYTELLVGDSDPDKKEMVTQYALYSFIAKNMPALVKHWNGLYPEGKEEMKRIVGEIKQMNEAHRAEMNDKKNEE
- a CDS encoding spore coat protein; amino-acid sequence: MNDRDFITDILSQEKYMTASYCTALNEASHQSLFQDLLTIFNETQNAQRELYNEMFRKGWYKLEAADSQKIQQSYQQHQQYASQFPYGYGGHVQ
- a CDS encoding GNAT family N-acetyltransferase, with the protein product MKIVPFEMEGKYFKGMMRLYCQLFAVDPGAMQSQFLRHSQYPGFEGYLAIIDERVAGYIYGYSSRKGQYYHDLLARHLYADPGWMKTTMELVELGVDPRYRGKGIARQLVARLIHNRREEKVVLTTRKDNEGAVTFYENQGFRTLRDGFYPNVREEYIIMGKELQ
- the fhuF gene encoding siderophore-iron reductase FhuF; protein product: MTSLTEEQWGFLRGYRLYHDLSGEAKGVTPRSLMSEEGMISYLSDRMPLIGTDDLKVAASLFLKRYAFTVALGLMAMTYWNKRINLSPDHLLLTDGEKNGKWMPFFHLKNSTVTECVSHQDKVDYIQSIFQGHLTPLVQVLKKATGMSDAILWENIAVYVFWIYENDDFLGDDRTRKERDEQFSELLSHQNSTWFGRFKKNPLARYHTSKAKEEVRVRKTCCLSYMVEDGEQYRCKTCPQTLCRK